A section of the Cryobacterium soli genome encodes:
- a CDS encoding transglutaminase TgpA family protein → MTAPGRTLPPPGIRPGGPPRAAPSANARRPARRRVPPLRWPLSAALLVLLLAGCTALGAVLAGSGWWWVLLVIAAAVLSAAAGFRRARVPAALVPILSAGALVVLLTLVFGGGTGVLWLIPTGDTFARFTDLATSGVRSIQTQGTPAQVLDGILFLLACGVGLLAILMDVLAIGLRWPALAGIPPLVPLAVPGFVIDTGAEWGSLVATAVVYLLMLRVDARLRGMEAIRQGGSLGWSATSPPGAVRGALAIGAIGIAGALVIGLTAPIVSGVTGGSRPNSALFGGGVSPMINLGQDLRRPAPTPALHYRTTASEQPYLALLTLDDIKGTTWLPRPVEIDPEKTVEAIDDPPGLSEAVTRTSATTTIAIDGVRTDLLPVPVPATSVDGLTGEWFWNNGTRAITSPDSSTSGQRYTVTSLEVQPTREQLRQAGGRYPAGIESSLALPEDTPGIIAETAGTVTAGAESNYDAAVALQDYLRGNDFSYDTEAPVEDGYDGGGGAVIATFLEVKRGYCVHFSSAMALMARSLGIPARISLGYLPGTRTTTVVGGLNRYNVDSDDLHAWPELYFTGVGWVPFEPTPGRGSVPDYALPESSAVAGAPESGGAAPVAPRPNDNPGITGGPSGTVTAAEDDLPGILARVGLLVAAALVLLAVPGTLRAVRRRRRRRLLAADRAGAVLAWRELTDTALDHGVSVYDTLTARELAAAIRDRTGVGDTPQVRDALERMLVAVERAHYARQASTAAGGAELLDDLDAVIRAVRQGGSAAERVRATVAPASLGSPALRRMGLARDTAAGPDEGANQRTPTGA, encoded by the coding sequence ATGACCGCGCCGGGTCGCACCCTGCCGCCCCCGGGCATCCGCCCGGGCGGACCGCCCCGGGCTGCGCCGTCAGCCAACGCGCGACGGCCGGCCCGCCGCCGGGTGCCGCCGTTGCGGTGGCCGCTCTCCGCTGCGCTCCTTGTGCTGCTCCTCGCCGGGTGCACCGCCCTGGGCGCCGTCCTGGCCGGGTCCGGCTGGTGGTGGGTGCTCCTGGTCATCGCGGCGGCGGTCCTGTCCGCCGCCGCCGGGTTCCGGCGCGCCCGGGTGCCGGCCGCTCTCGTGCCGATACTCTCGGCGGGCGCTCTGGTCGTCCTGCTCACGCTGGTCTTCGGCGGGGGAACCGGCGTGCTGTGGCTGATTCCCACCGGCGACACGTTCGCACGATTCACCGACCTAGCCACGTCCGGCGTGCGGTCGATCCAGACGCAGGGCACCCCGGCGCAGGTGCTGGACGGCATCCTGTTCCTCCTGGCCTGCGGGGTGGGCCTGCTGGCGATCCTGATGGATGTGCTGGCGATCGGGCTGCGCTGGCCCGCACTGGCGGGCATCCCCCCGCTCGTTCCCCTGGCCGTGCCCGGCTTCGTGATCGACACCGGCGCCGAGTGGGGCAGCCTCGTCGCCACCGCCGTGGTTTACCTGCTGATGCTGCGCGTGGACGCCCGGCTGCGCGGCATGGAGGCGATCCGGCAGGGCGGTTCGCTCGGCTGGAGTGCGACGTCACCTCCGGGCGCGGTCCGCGGCGCCCTCGCCATCGGCGCCATCGGTATAGCCGGCGCTCTCGTCATCGGCCTCACCGCCCCGATCGTCTCCGGCGTCACCGGCGGCTCCCGGCCGAACAGCGCCCTCTTCGGCGGGGGAGTGAGCCCGATGATCAATCTCGGCCAGGACCTGCGGCGCCCCGCGCCCACGCCCGCCCTGCACTACCGCACGACGGCCAGCGAACAGCCGTACCTGGCGCTGCTCACCCTCGACGACATCAAAGGGACTACCTGGCTGCCCCGGCCCGTGGAGATCGACCCCGAGAAGACCGTGGAGGCGATCGACGATCCGCCCGGCCTGTCCGAGGCCGTCACGCGCACCTCCGCCACCACCACCATCGCCATCGACGGCGTGAGGACCGACCTGTTGCCTGTGCCGGTGCCTGCCACCTCGGTCGACGGGCTCACCGGGGAGTGGTTCTGGAACAACGGCACCCGGGCCATCACCAGCCCGGACAGCTCCACGAGCGGTCAGCGCTACACGGTGACCTCCCTGGAGGTGCAGCCCACCCGTGAGCAGCTGCGCCAGGCCGGCGGACGGTATCCGGCGGGGATCGAGTCGAGCCTGGCCCTGCCGGAGGACACGCCGGGAATCATCGCGGAGACCGCGGGCACAGTCACGGCGGGCGCCGAATCGAACTACGACGCCGCGGTGGCCCTGCAGGACTACCTGCGCGGCAACGACTTCAGCTACGACACCGAGGCTCCCGTCGAAGACGGCTATGACGGTGGGGGCGGGGCGGTCATCGCGACCTTCCTCGAGGTGAAGCGGGGCTACTGCGTGCACTTCTCCTCGGCCATGGCCCTGATGGCTCGCAGCCTCGGCATCCCCGCCCGGATCTCCCTGGGGTACCTGCCCGGCACCCGCACCACCACGGTGGTCGGCGGGCTCAACCGGTACAACGTCGACTCAGACGACCTGCACGCGTGGCCCGAGCTGTACTTCACCGGGGTCGGCTGGGTGCCCTTCGAGCCCACGCCGGGCCGGGGGAGCGTTCCCGATTACGCGCTGCCGGAGAGCTCCGCGGTGGCGGGCGCTCCGGAAAGCGGTGGTGCCGCGCCCGTCGCCCCGCGCCCCAACGACAACCCCGGCATCACGGGCGGCCCCAGCGGCACGGTCACCGCGGCCGAAGACGACCTGCCCGGCATCTTGGCCCGGGTGGGCCTGCTCGTGGCCGCGGCCCTCGTGCTGCTGGCGGTGCCCGGCACGCTACGCGCCGTGCGTCGCCGTCGCCGGCGCCGTCTGCTGGCCGCCGACCGGGCCGGCGCCGTCCTCGCCTGGCGGGAGTTGACCGACACAGCCCTCGACCACGGTGTTTCCGTGTACGACACCCTCACCGCACGCGAGCTGGCCGCGGCCATCCGCGACCGCACGGGGGTCGGCGACACGCCGCAGGTGCGCGACGCGCTCGAACGGATGCTCGTCGCCGTCGAGCGCGCCCACTACGCCCGGCAGGCGTCAACGGCCGCCGGGGGCGCCGAACTGCTGGACGACCTGGACGCGGTCATTCGGGCGGTTCGGCAGGGAGGCAGCGCTGCCGAGCGCGTGCGGGCCACCGTCGCCCCGGCGTCCCTGGGCTCGCCCGCCCTGCGCCGCATGGGACTGGCGCGGGATACCGCGGCCGGTCCCGACGAGGGGGCGAACCAGCGCACCCCGACGGGCGCGTAG
- a CDS encoding YceD family protein, whose protein sequence is MNKFKKTPYKVDVRDIINRPGTLYERDIDILVPNDLGEALVAVKAGSTLQAELRLECIHEGILVTADVTGKAAGECGRCLIDIELPVRVHFVELFAYDLDEAYECAVQDDHVDLEPLIRDAVVLSLPFQPVCRRDCPGLDPETGERRATSPELEPSDVQDPRWSALLEFQASESISTDEDIRAVPDREEK, encoded by the coding sequence GTGAACAAGTTCAAGAAGACCCCGTACAAGGTTGACGTACGTGACATCATCAACCGCCCGGGAACGCTCTACGAGCGCGACATCGACATCCTTGTGCCCAACGACCTCGGCGAAGCGCTCGTGGCCGTCAAGGCCGGCTCCACCCTGCAGGCCGAGCTGCGCCTCGAATGCATCCACGAAGGCATCCTGGTGACCGCCGATGTGACCGGAAAAGCCGCCGGAGAGTGCGGAAGATGCCTGATTGACATCGAATTGCCTGTCCGAGTTCATTTTGTCGAGCTTTTCGCGTACGATCTAGACGAAGCTTATGAGTGTGCGGTTCAAGATGACCACGTGGATCTTGAACCACTAATCAGGGATGCAGTGGTGTTGTCACTGCCGTTCCAGCCGGTTTGCCGGCGGGATTGCCCAGGTCTCGACCCAGAGACCGGGGAACGGCGTGCCACTTCCCCTGAACTTGAACCGAGTGACGTGCAGGATCCCCGCTGGTCCGCACTATTGGAATTCCAAGCTTCCGAAAGCATCAGCACGGATGAAGACATCCGTGCTGTACCGGATAGAGAAGAGAAGTAG
- the rpmF gene encoding 50S ribosomal protein L32: protein MAVPKRKQSRSNTRSRRSCWKAEAPTLVKTMENGKVVYSLPHRAKVVTDAAGTALFMEYKGRKVADV, encoded by the coding sequence ATGGCAGTCCCGAAGCGCAAGCAATCACGCTCCAACACCCGTTCACGCCGTTCCTGCTGGAAGGCCGAAGCCCCCACCCTGGTGAAGACCATGGAGAACGGCAAGGTCGTCTACAGCCTCCCGCACCGCGCGAAGGTCGTCACGGATGCCGCCGGAACCGCACTCTTCATGGAGTACAAGGGCCGCAAGGTCGCTGACGTTTAG
- the rnc gene encoding ribonuclease III produces the protein MSALQEILGLQIDPGLLELALTHRSYAYENGGLPTNERLEFLGDSILGQAVTVMLYRNYPGLSEGDLAKRRASLVSSAALAGIARGLGLGAFVRLGRGETLTGGREKSSILADTVEALIGAVYLDSGGDRATEFVLRLVQPLLADPGHFGVSMDPKTSLQEAAARLNAGVPVYAVAESGPDHSKVFVATVSVGDSVKATGTGTSKKHAEMAAALEAWTQLRARR, from the coding sequence ATGTCGGCTCTGCAGGAGATCCTCGGCCTGCAGATCGATCCCGGCCTCCTCGAGCTCGCCCTGACGCACCGTTCGTACGCGTACGAGAACGGTGGCCTCCCCACCAACGAGCGCCTGGAGTTCCTGGGCGACTCGATTCTGGGCCAGGCCGTGACGGTGATGCTGTACCGCAACTACCCCGGACTGAGCGAGGGTGACCTCGCCAAGCGCCGGGCCAGCCTGGTGTCCAGCGCCGCCCTGGCCGGCATTGCCCGAGGCCTCGGCCTCGGCGCTTTCGTGCGCCTGGGGCGTGGGGAGACCCTCACCGGAGGACGCGAGAAGTCGTCGATTCTGGCCGACACCGTCGAGGCCCTTATCGGGGCTGTCTACCTCGACTCGGGCGGAGACCGCGCGACCGAGTTCGTGTTGCGGCTCGTGCAGCCGCTGCTCGCCGACCCCGGCCACTTCGGCGTGTCGATGGACCCGAAGACCAGCCTGCAGGAGGCCGCCGCCCGGCTGAACGCCGGTGTGCCGGTCTACGCCGTCGCCGAGAGCGGGCCGGACCACTCCAAGGTTTTCGTCGCCACGGTGTCCGTCGGCGACAGCGTCAAGGCCACCGGAACCGGGACCAGCAAGAAGCATGCCGAGATGGCCGCGGCCCTCGAGGCCTGGACTCAGTTGCGCGCCCGACGCTGA
- the mutM gene encoding bifunctional DNA-formamidopyrimidine glycosylase/DNA-(apurinic or apyrimidinic site) lyase yields the protein MPELPEVEVVRAGLEPAVSGATVTGVEVFDDRSLRRHDRSLGEFEALLTGSRLLAAVRRGKFLWFPLAGRAGGADRALVAHLGMSGQVLLRTPGETAEKLLRIRLALEHPVHGELALHFVDQRIFGSMAVDTVLPTGDLRPAGYSGPGLAPGRAPGGDRVPAGWEALIPSQVAHIGRDPLDPAFSAPDFYRALARTRSGIKRVLLDQQVASGIGNIYADEALYEARVHFDQPAASLSTSTARRLLAAVRAILLRALAEGGTSFDAQYVNVNGQSGYFSHSLNAYGQHGRPCPRCGTELVRARFMNRSSHYCPRCQRLR from the coding sequence ATGCCTGAATTGCCCGAGGTCGAGGTCGTCCGCGCCGGACTCGAGCCGGCCGTCTCCGGCGCCACTGTCACGGGCGTCGAGGTCTTCGACGATCGCTCGCTGCGGCGGCACGATCGCTCGCTGGGCGAGTTCGAGGCGTTGCTGACCGGGTCCAGGCTCCTCGCCGCGGTACGCCGGGGCAAGTTCCTCTGGTTCCCGCTCGCCGGGCGCGCCGGCGGAGCCGACCGTGCCCTCGTGGCGCACCTCGGCATGAGCGGCCAGGTGCTGCTGCGCACCCCGGGCGAAACGGCGGAGAAGCTGCTGCGCATCCGCTTGGCCCTCGAGCACCCGGTGCACGGCGAACTGGCGCTGCACTTCGTGGATCAGCGCATCTTCGGAAGCATGGCCGTCGACACCGTCCTGCCCACCGGCGACCTGCGCCCGGCCGGATACTCAGGACCCGGGCTGGCCCCGGGGCGGGCCCCGGGCGGCGACCGGGTCCCCGCAGGCTGGGAGGCCCTGATTCCCAGCCAGGTGGCGCACATCGGCCGTGACCCCCTCGACCCCGCCTTCTCAGCGCCGGACTTCTACCGCGCGCTGGCCCGCACCCGCTCGGGCATCAAGAGGGTGCTGCTCGACCAACAGGTCGCCAGCGGCATCGGCAACATCTACGCCGACGAAGCCCTGTACGAGGCCCGGGTGCACTTCGACCAGCCGGCCGCGTCTCTGTCCACGTCCACGGCACGCCGGCTTCTCGCGGCGGTGCGCGCCATCCTGCTGCGCGCCCTCGCAGAAGGCGGCACGAGCTTCGACGCCCAGTACGTGAACGTCAACGGCCAGTCCGGCTACTTCTCGCACAGCCTCAACGCCTACGGGCAGCACGGCCGGCCGTGCCCGCGCTGCGGCACCGAGCTCGTGCGCGCCCGGTTCATGAACCGGTCGTCACACTACTGCCCGCGCTGCCAACGCCTGCGCTGA
- a CDS encoding GNAT family N-acetyltransferase — protein sequence MGTAAFTIDELTIPSEISGPGWDDFAAAVEVRNRVEAHAYGTAVLNQTAEELWPAWLTPEHSPRRLFVARVGGAIVGRGVYETLADPESEFAWFTVEVLPQHRTRGIGGALTARLDGLADAAGRSIRIVYAMSPEGPGPRLAPPTGFGSVPADNPEVRFLLRHGYTLEQVERGSALALPIDPHLLNRHLDDAQARAGGDYAVLTWIGRTPERWLDDLARLYTRMSTDAPSAGLEEPEDVWTVERLRSEQDAAAAGPRATLVAAALHRPSGRLAGFTELSVPADPRRAVEQEDTLVLREHRGHRLGMLLKAANLRQLALTHPEQTMVTTFNAEENRYMLDVNEALGFVPLGYEGAWRRVSTV from the coding sequence GTGGGGACCGCGGCATTCACCATCGACGAACTGACGATTCCATCGGAGATCTCCGGGCCCGGTTGGGATGATTTCGCCGCGGCCGTCGAGGTGCGAAACAGGGTTGAGGCCCACGCGTACGGAACGGCCGTGTTGAACCAGACGGCCGAAGAGCTCTGGCCCGCCTGGCTCACGCCAGAGCACTCCCCCAGGCGACTCTTCGTGGCCCGGGTGGGCGGCGCTATCGTGGGACGGGGCGTCTACGAGACTCTCGCCGATCCGGAGTCCGAGTTCGCCTGGTTCACGGTGGAGGTTCTGCCGCAGCACCGCACCCGCGGGATCGGGGGCGCCCTGACCGCGCGCCTCGACGGCCTGGCCGACGCCGCCGGGCGCAGCATCCGGATCGTCTACGCGATGTCGCCGGAAGGTCCTGGGCCCCGGCTGGCACCCCCGACCGGGTTCGGCTCGGTGCCGGCCGATAACCCCGAGGTGCGTTTCCTACTCCGGCACGGGTACACCCTCGAGCAGGTCGAGCGCGGAAGCGCGCTGGCGCTTCCGATCGACCCTCACCTGCTGAACCGGCACCTCGACGACGCCCAGGCCCGCGCCGGCGGTGACTACGCGGTGCTGACCTGGATCGGACGCACGCCCGAGCGCTGGCTCGACGACCTGGCCCGGCTGTACACGCGGATGTCGACGGATGCGCCCAGCGCCGGCCTGGAGGAGCCCGAGGACGTCTGGACCGTCGAGCGACTCCGGAGCGAGCAGGATGCCGCGGCCGCAGGACCGCGCGCCACACTCGTGGCCGCTGCCCTGCACCGCCCCAGCGGCCGGCTGGCCGGATTCACCGAGTTGTCCGTTCCCGCGGACCCGCGCCGGGCCGTTGAGCAGGAGGACACCCTCGTGCTCAGGGAGCATCGGGGGCACCGGCTGGGGATGCTGCTCAAGGCGGCCAATCTGAGGCAGCTGGCGCTGACGCATCCGGAGCAGACGATGGTGACCACGTTCAACGCCGAGGAGAACCGGTACATGCTCGACGTGAACGAGGCTCTCGGCTTTGTGCCGCTGGGCTACGAGGGCGCCTGGCGCCGGGTCAGCACAGTGTGA
- a CDS encoding HTH domain-containing protein, with the protein MTSQIYDTATELRRIIAAGQISEDAVLAITGIPPEKLRSFLDGARAQATGLSTERLVLSNDESTRLTVLAAQLTEGLPIGDDERLRAALESLTIECRLTTGNIARLTGLAIDDVESALRDPRSIPMETKYHLASRVAYLINAVTRAHDGKPWPTTRTGQPK; encoded by the coding sequence ATGACGTCGCAGATCTACGACACCGCCACTGAACTCAGACGTATCATCGCCGCCGGTCAGATCTCCGAAGACGCTGTGCTGGCCATCACGGGTATCCCGCCGGAGAAGTTGCGGTCGTTCCTGGACGGCGCACGGGCGCAGGCCACTGGACTCAGCACGGAACGGCTGGTGCTCTCGAACGACGAGAGTACGAGACTGACCGTCCTCGCGGCGCAGCTGACCGAGGGTCTGCCGATCGGTGACGACGAACGGCTCCGGGCGGCCCTCGAATCGCTGACGATCGAGTGCCGACTCACGACGGGGAACATCGCCCGGCTGACCGGGCTCGCCATCGACGACGTGGAGAGCGCCCTGCGGGACCCGCGGAGCATTCCGATGGAGACGAAGTATCACCTCGCGAGCAGGGTTGCGTACCTCATCAACGCCGTCACCCGGGCACACGACGGGAAGCCCTGGCCGACCACCCGGACCGGGCAGCCGAAGTAG